A part of Chloroflexota bacterium genomic DNA contains:
- a CDS encoding ECF-type riboflavin transporter substrate-binding protein, whose amino-acid sequence MKDLFKVSTRTIVAIGIGAALFMLLFMYVKVPSPIPDTSVQTAYGLGAFMATLFGPIAGALIAFIGHALSDAIQYGSPWWSWVIASGVAGFIFGFAFKRTKVDEGEFKLKDILTFNLIQLIGNAVAWIGVAPLLDILIYQEPASYVFTQGIVAAASNFVTTAVIGTLLLAAYAATRTKKGSLKKA is encoded by the coding sequence ATGAAGGACTTGTTTAAAGTTTCAACCCGCACAATCGTTGCCATCGGCATTGGCGCAGCGCTCTTTATGCTGCTGTTCATGTACGTCAAAGTTCCCTCCCCAATTCCGGACACCAGTGTCCAAACTGCATATGGCTTGGGTGCCTTCATGGCCACCCTTTTTGGCCCGATCGCTGGTGCTCTGATCGCGTTCATCGGCCATGCACTGAGTGATGCAATCCAATATGGTTCACCCTGGTGGTCCTGGGTAATCGCCAGCGGCGTTGCCGGCTTCATCTTCGGTTTCGCTTTCAAGCGCACAAAAGTTGATGAGGGCGAATTCAAACTCAAGGATATTCTGACCTTCAACCTGATCCAACTCATCGGCAATGCCGTGGCCTGGATTGGGGTTGCCCCTCTGCTGGACATCCTGATCTATCAGGAACCCGCCAGCTATGTCTTCACCCAGGGTATTGTCGCAGCAGCTTCCAACTTCGTCACAACTGCCGTCATTGGCACACTGTTGCTGGCAGCCTATGCAGCCACCCGCACCAAAAAAGGCTCACTCAAGAAAGCTTAG
- a CDS encoding GNAT family N-acetyltransferase, with the protein MEFQRGEFTISTDKDRLQIEVIHRYLSNEAYWTTGRTLATTEKAIENSLCFGVYHNGWQVGFARVVTDYTIFAYLCDVFVLEKYQGQGLGKWLTEMILEALDQEGVRWTMLATRDAHELYEDYGGFQKLHLPEKWMGRVNPRLLEGSGKVYTLPGDGM; encoded by the coding sequence ATGGAATTCCAACGAGGTGAATTCACCATCAGTACCGATAAGGACAGGCTGCAGATCGAGGTGATCCATCGCTACCTATCCAACGAGGCCTATTGGACCACCGGGAGAACGCTTGCCACGACCGAGAAAGCGATTGAAAATTCGCTCTGTTTCGGGGTCTATCACAACGGCTGGCAGGTAGGCTTTGCGCGGGTTGTCACGGATTACACGATCTTTGCCTATCTATGTGATGTCTTTGTTTTGGAGAAGTATCAGGGACAGGGCCTGGGTAAATGGCTAACTGAGATGATTCTGGAGGCGCTGGATCAGGAAGGTGTGCGCTGGACGATGTTGGCGACCCGGGACGCCCACGAGCTGTATGAGGATTATGGCGGCTTCCAGAAGCTGCACCTGCCCGAAAAGTGGATGGGTCGGGTGAACCCGCGGCTGCTGGAAGGATCAGGCAAGGTCTACACCTTGCCAGGAGATGGTATGTAA
- a CDS encoding YcaQ family DNA glycosylase, giving the protein MMLMTPEAVRLVMLAAQGLLTPPSTTAVKTDLLPAIRQMGYLQIDTIHVVQRSQNLVLWSRLGDFDPDWLDEVHAEGQLFEYYAHALCYIPTEYYPTFRGRGLHDKRVGRYWWGWAEKHQDLLARVLEEVRENGPLSSMDFESERIETGWGGIKNERIALDRLMITGELMVSRRENFRRYFDLRERVLPDWDDADAQDLETVRDELALMAVRALGAARVEWVANYYYLLKTGMAKRLERLTAEGRLYRAEVAAWDQPVYIHPDGLALAKQALAGELTATYTTLLSPFDPLISDRDRALDLFNFDYRLESYTPAKDRQYGFFCLPILHKGRLVGRLDPKAHRKQKRMEVKALYLEPEMTLDDELLVGLKQTLDQFTAWHGLDSLEITEANPANLLEVFA; this is encoded by the coding sequence TTGATGCTGATGACCCCTGAAGCCGTGCGCCTGGTGATGCTTGCCGCGCAAGGCCTGCTGACCCCGCCCTCAACCACTGCCGTCAAGACGGACCTGCTGCCCGCGATCCGGCAGATGGGCTATCTGCAGATTGACACGATCCATGTGGTCCAGCGCAGTCAGAATCTGGTGCTCTGGAGCCGCCTGGGTGATTTTGACCCGGACTGGCTGGATGAGGTACACGCGGAGGGGCAGCTTTTTGAATATTACGCGCACGCGCTATGTTATATTCCAACCGAATATTACCCGACATTCCGTGGCCGGGGCCTGCATGATAAGCGGGTTGGGCGCTATTGGTGGGGCTGGGCCGAGAAGCATCAGGACCTGTTGGCGCGGGTGCTGGAAGAGGTGCGCGAAAACGGCCCGCTGAGTTCGATGGATTTTGAATCGGAGCGGATCGAGACGGGTTGGGGCGGCATCAAAAATGAACGGATCGCGCTGGACCGTTTGATGATCACCGGCGAGTTGATGGTTTCTCGGCGGGAGAACTTCCGCCGCTATTTTGACCTGCGGGAGCGGGTGCTGCCGGATTGGGACGACGCCGATGCCCAGGATCTGGAAACAGTGCGCGATGAGCTGGCATTGATGGCGGTGCGCGCTTTGGGGGCTGCCCGGGTTGAATGGGTGGCGAATTATTATTACCTGCTGAAGACCGGGATGGCCAAGCGGCTGGAACGCCTGACCGCGGAGGGGCGACTCTATCGAGCTGAGGTAGCAGCGTGGGATCAACCGGTCTATATTCACCCGGATGGATTGGCGCTGGCAAAACAAGCACTGGCGGGGGAACTGACCGCGACCTACACAACCCTGCTTTCGCCCTTTGACCCCCTGATCTCGGACCGGGACCGCGCCCTGGACTTATTCAATTTTGATTACCGCCTGGAATCATATACTCCGGCCAAGGATCGCCAATATGGCTTCTTCTGCCTGCCGATCCTGCACAAAGGTCGCCTGGTGGGTCGACTGGACCCCAAGGCGCACCGCAAGCAGAAGCGGATGGAGGTCAAAGCGCTCTACCTGGAGCCGGAGATGACCCTGGATGATGAGCTGTTGGTCGGTTTGAAGCAGACTCTCGATCAGTTCACTGCCTGGCACGGGTTGGATTCGTTGGAGATCACCGAAGCGAACCCTGCTAACCTGTTGGAGGTTTTTGCATGA
- a CDS encoding ABC transporter ATP-binding protein: MTKTPIIEFDNFFFQYYSQAEPTLHNINLKIYPGEKVLIVGPSGSGKSTLGHCINGLIPFAYKGEINGNLKINGRDTQEMNIFELSKQVGTVLQDSDAQFVGLSTGEDIAFALENDSIPFEEMHERVKKVASMVDMQHLLSSSPFELSGGQKQRTSLAGVMVDDVDILLFDEPLANLDPATGKTAIEIIEDIHQKSKKTVLIIEHRLEDVLHQHVDRILVIRDGRIIADQNAHDLVSSDILTDTGIREPLYVTALKYAGVNVTSDLLPGYITTLKTELEKDALVNWYESVQHPDAKPAAPSILSIEGLNFSYDGIRSILSDINIDIQEGEMVSLVGRNGAGKSTLSKLLCGFEKPDSGIIRYYGEDIADKTIKERAEFIGAVLQNPNQMISKPMIFDEVALGLRFREVPEEEVQERVKKVLEVCGLSPFIDWPISALSYGQKKRVTIASILALGPKILILDEPTAGQDFRHYTEIMEFLLELNKMGVTIILITHDMHLMLEYTPRAIVLSEGQLVADTAASVVLTDSEVIKKASLKETSLFNLAQMAGIPDGTAFVQGFIDYDRGVRN; this comes from the coding sequence ATGACCAAAACGCCAATCATTGAATTTGACAACTTTTTCTTCCAATATTACAGCCAGGCTGAACCCACACTGCATAACATCAACCTGAAGATCTATCCCGGTGAAAAGGTCCTGATCGTTGGCCCCAGTGGCAGCGGCAAGAGCACCCTGGGCCACTGCATCAATGGGCTGATCCCTTTCGCCTATAAAGGTGAGATCAATGGCAACCTGAAGATCAACGGCCGGGATACGCAGGAGATGAACATCTTCGAACTATCCAAGCAGGTCGGCACTGTTCTGCAGGACTCTGATGCGCAGTTCGTGGGCCTGTCCACGGGGGAAGATATCGCCTTTGCCCTGGAAAACGATAGCATCCCCTTTGAGGAGATGCACGAAAGGGTTAAAAAAGTCGCCAGCATGGTGGATATGCAGCACCTATTATCCTCATCACCCTTTGAGCTCTCCGGCGGCCAGAAGCAGCGCACATCGCTGGCTGGTGTCATGGTAGATGATGTGGATATTTTGCTTTTCGATGAGCCATTAGCCAACCTTGACCCCGCCACTGGCAAGACCGCCATTGAGATCATCGAAGATATCCATCAGAAATCTAAAAAGACCGTTTTGATCATCGAACACCGTCTGGAAGATGTGCTCCATCAGCATGTTGATCGCATTTTGGTCATTCGGGATGGCCGGATCATCGCCGACCAGAACGCGCATGACCTGGTCTCATCCGACATTCTGACCGATACCGGTATTCGCGAGCCGCTTTATGTGACCGCCCTGAAATATGCCGGCGTCAATGTCACCAGCGATCTACTGCCCGGCTATATCACCACATTGAAGACCGAACTGGAGAAAGACGCCCTTGTCAATTGGTATGAGAGCGTACAGCATCCGGATGCCAAGCCCGCAGCCCCTTCCATCCTCTCCATTGAAGGCCTAAATTTCTCCTATGATGGTATCCGCTCGATCCTGAGCGATATCAACATTGATATTCAGGAAGGAGAAATGGTCTCGCTGGTAGGTAGGAACGGGGCGGGCAAATCCACGCTCTCCAAGCTGCTCTGCGGGTTCGAAAAACCCGACTCCGGCATCATCCGCTACTATGGTGAAGACATCGCTGACAAAACAATCAAGGAACGGGCCGAATTCATCGGTGCGGTTCTGCAAAACCCCAACCAGATGATCTCAAAGCCCATGATCTTTGATGAGGTTGCCCTAGGATTGCGCTTCCGGGAAGTGCCTGAAGAAGAAGTGCAGGAGCGGGTCAAGAAGGTGTTGGAAGTCTGCGGCCTCTCACCCTTCATTGACTGGCCGATCTCAGCCCTGAGTTATGGCCAGAAGAAACGGGTGACCATCGCCTCAATCCTGGCTTTGGGGCCAAAGATCCTGATCCTCGATGAGCCCACCGCCGGGCAGGATTTCCGCCACTACACTGAGATCATGGAGTTCCTGCTGGAGTTAAACAAGATGGGCGTCACCATCATCCTGATCACTCATGACATGCACCTGATGCTCGAATATACCCCACGGGCCATCGTGCTCTCAGAGGGGCAGCTTGTTGCCGATACAGCGGCTTCAGTCGTGCTGACGGATAGTGAGGTGATCAAAAAGGCCAGCCTCAAGGAGACCTCGCTCTTCAACCTGGCCCAGATGGCTGGCATTCCGGACGGTACCGCCTTTGTGCAAGGTTTCATTGACTACGATAGGGGCGTGAGGAATTAA
- a CDS encoding energy-coupling factor transporter transmembrane protein EcfT, whose translation MNAKTKLFSYDLLDTIIHRLSGLTKLICFLFLTFAVMYSYDIRVILIIMAFSVYLLWVSKIKFRQIRTMVLYVVIFILTNAIISFLFAPEMGVEIYGTRHNIFKIYGKFYLTQEQLFYSVTKMIKYSSVIPLGMIFLLTTNPSEFASSLCRVGVPYKASYAVALTLRYFPDVQRDYRDISLAQQARGLDLSRKVKFVSRVKNSLLIIIPLIFSSLDRIELISNAMDLRGFGKSRTRTWFSARKFTTQDWVAIVISALLFFGSISVSIFINHSRFYNPFI comes from the coding sequence ATGAACGCCAAAACCAAACTCTTCTCCTATGACCTTTTAGATACGATTATTCACCGATTATCGGGCCTGACCAAGCTGATCTGCTTCCTCTTTCTGACCTTTGCGGTGATGTATTCCTACGATATCCGCGTCATTCTGATCATCATGGCGTTTTCCGTTTACCTTTTATGGGTCTCCAAGATCAAATTCCGCCAGATCCGAACCATGGTGCTGTATGTCGTCATCTTCATCCTCACAAACGCCATCATTTCCTTCCTGTTCGCCCCTGAAATGGGCGTGGAGATTTACGGCACACGCCATAATATCTTCAAGATCTATGGCAAGTTTTATCTGACTCAGGAGCAATTATTCTATTCCGTGACGAAGATGATCAAATACTCTTCCGTCATCCCATTGGGCATGATCTTCTTGCTCACCACGAACCCCAGCGAATTTGCCTCATCTCTATGCCGAGTCGGCGTGCCCTATAAGGCATCCTACGCCGTGGCGCTGACCCTGCGTTACTTCCCGGATGTTCAACGGGATTACCGGGATATCAGCCTGGCCCAGCAAGCACGCGGGCTGGACCTTTCCCGTAAGGTCAAATTTGTCAGCCGGGTAAAGAATTCCCTGCTGATCATCATTCCGCTGATCTTCTCCTCGCTGGACCGGATCGAGCTGATCAGCAACGCGATGGACCTGCGCGGTTTTGGCAAAAGCCGCACCCGTACCTGGTTCTCAGCCAGGAAATTCACAACCCAGGATTGGGTCGCCATCGTCATTTCCGCCCTGCTCTTCTTTGGCTCGATCAGCGTCTCCATCTTCATCAACCACAGCCGTTTCTACAACCCATTCATTTAG
- a CDS encoding MFS transporter produces MPAEETAKKQPLLSPILRWFMLAMVLANIAGMMTPMLLPIYLTDLGADITDVGLVFTLTSAAVLMLQIFGGWVSDQIGRLRAVAIGSVGGVIGLGAMLLAPTWQWMIAALIAYQIPFALVAPSFQAFIAENSAEENRGKVYGMTNTIFQITGVIGPPLGGLLAGAFGFKWMLAVSAVLYTAAAILRIWMASTKKSEMPEQPTQKLNMGSFKRSMVSMLGMLVGGGLITWIFITDGIGDIAFRMSGELQPLYLKQLADISVEQIGLLGSINAIASMFVPMLSGKLVDKHDERLPLIIGFALIFGAFMIFLQADSFLIFAASSAVFGFGGGMLGPPYQSLISKVVPANKLGTFSGVFNSSRGFISLPAPWLGAQLWKRVSPQTPFIVTAVASLLIMIPIWFKFKAPEKPLEFGEPQVQVEPALVKTGE; encoded by the coding sequence ATGCCTGCCGAGGAAACCGCCAAGAAACAACCACTTTTGTCTCCTATTCTGCGCTGGTTCATGCTGGCGATGGTACTGGCAAATATTGCCGGAATGATGACGCCCATGCTCTTGCCAATCTATCTGACGGATCTTGGCGCGGATATCACCGATGTGGGCCTGGTATTCACCCTGACTTCCGCAGCGGTTTTGATGCTGCAGATCTTCGGAGGCTGGGTTTCTGATCAGATCGGTCGCCTGCGGGCCGTGGCGATCGGCAGTGTGGGCGGGGTCATCGGGCTGGGCGCGATGCTGCTTGCACCCACCTGGCAGTGGATGATCGCAGCTCTGATCGCCTATCAAATTCCCTTTGCCCTGGTCGCCCCCAGTTTTCAGGCTTTCATCGCCGAAAACTCAGCGGAAGAGAATCGCGGCAAAGTGTATGGGATGACCAATACGATCTTCCAGATCACCGGTGTGATCGGGCCGCCTTTGGGTGGGTTACTGGCCGGCGCTTTTGGTTTCAAGTGGATGCTGGCCGTCTCTGCTGTTCTCTATACTGCTGCTGCCATCCTACGAATCTGGATGGCCTCCACAAAGAAATCCGAGATGCCTGAGCAGCCCACGCAAAAATTAAACATGGGCTCCTTCAAGCGCAGCATGGTCAGTATGCTGGGTATGTTGGTGGGCGGTGGATTGATCACCTGGATCTTCATCACCGATGGGATCGGCGATATCGCCTTCCGAATGTCCGGCGAATTGCAGCCACTCTATCTGAAACAGCTTGCTGATATCAGTGTGGAGCAGATTGGCCTGCTCGGTTCAATCAATGCCATCGCTTCCATGTTCGTCCCGATGCTCTCTGGCAAACTGGTTGATAAGCACGATGAACGCCTGCCCCTGATCATCGGCTTTGCGTTGATCTTCGGCGCCTTCATGATCTTTCTGCAGGCGGATAGCTTCCTGATCTTCGCGGCCAGTTCGGCTGTCTTCGGCTTTGGCGGCGGGATGCTGGGCCCACCCTATCAATCATTGATCTCAAAAGTGGTCCCTGCCAACAAGCTAGGTACTTTCTCGGGTGTGTTCAACAGCAGCCGGGGGTTCATCTCCCTGCCAGCCCCATGGCTGGGTGCGCAGCTCTGGAAGCGGGTCAGCCCCCAGACTCCCTTCATTGTGACGGCGGTCGCCTCACTGCTGATCATGATCCCGATATGGTTCAAATTCAAAGCGCCGGAAAAGCCTCTGGAATTTGGCGAACCCCAGGTTCAAGTTGAACCCGCGCTGGTGAAAACCGGCGAATAA
- a CDS encoding GNAT family N-acetyltransferase, whose translation MTLNPAFTLCFLLNGDDVLMLHRKFPPNQGLWNGVGGHIEPGETARQAMIREVAEETGYQNTHPQFAGLLTWDGYEIPPGGIVIFTVEVTHRNFVSNHEGELAWVKREWACNAPEVVDNIHVFLPKVLAGVEPLHYHFSYQDGVRIRDLIEPLPEDYDPERPFQPEAGLEEETRGEFLLSFDKDRLQLEKVVDFLDRQSYWAQGRPPEVIETSIHTSVCLGIYHRGEQVAFARLVTDQVTFAWLCDVFVDPSQRGQGLGKWLVEAAGQYTDRMGIERTLLATRDAHGLYEHYGDYHPLEVPGKWMSRTHPDQKG comes from the coding sequence ATGACCCTTAACCCTGCATTCACGCTTTGTTTCCTGCTCAATGGGGATGATGTTCTGATGCTCCACCGTAAGTTCCCACCCAACCAGGGTTTGTGGAACGGCGTTGGTGGTCATATTGAGCCGGGTGAGACCGCTCGCCAGGCGATGATCCGCGAGGTGGCGGAGGAGACCGGTTATCAAAACACGCACCCGCAGTTCGCCGGATTGCTGACCTGGGATGGCTATGAGATTCCACCCGGTGGGATTGTGATCTTCACGGTTGAGGTGACGCATCGCAATTTCGTCAGCAACCATGAAGGTGAACTGGCGTGGGTGAAGCGTGAGTGGGCCTGCAACGCGCCGGAGGTGGTGGATAATATCCATGTCTTTCTGCCGAAGGTATTGGCAGGTGTTGAGCCGCTGCATTATCATTTCAGTTATCAAGACGGGGTTCGCATACGCGATCTGATTGAGCCGCTGCCCGAGGATTATGACCCCGAGCGCCCTTTCCAACCGGAAGCGGGATTGGAGGAAGAGACACGGGGTGAATTCTTGCTCAGCTTCGATAAGGACAGGTTGCAGCTGGAAAAGGTCGTGGACTTTCTGGACCGTCAGTCCTATTGGGCGCAGGGACGGCCGCCTGAGGTGATCGAGACCTCGATCCACACTTCAGTTTGTCTGGGCATTTATCACCGGGGGGAGCAGGTGGCCTTTGCCCGGTTGGTCACAGATCAGGTGACCTTTGCCTGGTTGTGTGATGTGTTTGTGGATCCCTCTCAACGCGGGCAAGGGCTGGGGAAGTGGCTGGTGGAGGCGGCCGGGCAGTATACCGACCGGATGGGCATCGAGCGCACCCTGCTGGCCACCCGTGACGCCCACGGTTTATATGAACATTATGGGGATTATCACCCCCTTGAAGTGCCGGGAAAATGGATGAGCCGCACCCACCCGGATCAAAAGGGCTAA
- a CDS encoding Zn-ribbon domain-containing OB-fold protein, with protein sequence MEVPRHWRLKKQRYALVGEVCPHCQAKIFPPRDVCPECGGEAKTAYTFSGKGEVYSFTKMGNAPAGFEAQAPYTVALIKLEEGPIVTAQLTDLGEEKVEIGMPVEMVTRKLRSDGDERGMLVYGYKFRPVMSA encoded by the coding sequence ATGGAAGTTCCACGCCATTGGCGATTAAAGAAACAACGGTACGCACTGGTTGGCGAAGTCTGCCCCCACTGCCAGGCCAAGATCTTCCCGCCCCGGGATGTCTGCCCGGAATGCGGCGGCGAGGCCAAGACAGCCTATACCTTCAGCGGTAAGGGCGAGGTCTATTCCTTCACCAAGATGGGCAACGCTCCGGCCGGCTTTGAAGCCCAGGCCCCCTATACCGTGGCGCTGATCAAACTGGAAGAAGGCCCGATCGTCACCGCCCAACTCACCGACCTCGGCGAAGAAAAAGTTGAGATCGGCATGCCGGTCGAGATGGTCACCCGCAAGCTCCGCTCCGATGGCGACGAGCGCGGGATGCTGGTCTATGGCTACAAGTTCCGCCCGGTGATGAGCGCGTAG
- a CDS encoding isoprenylcysteine carboxylmethyltransferase family protein: MNQPLSAHLKSFILPFLMLIALPASINYTEYRWGGHALVTNSLASAIAGAVIGLAGLTLLLVSIRLIIVYANTTVMPWIPSEKLVIRGPYRYVRNPMILGVVLVMVSEGLLLGSNGIFILALVFFLGNTLYFILSEEPKLEERFGEDYHRYKTNVRRWVPRLKPWKG; the protein is encoded by the coding sequence ATGAATCAACCACTCTCCGCCCATCTCAAATCTTTCATCCTGCCCTTCCTGATGCTGATCGCACTGCCGGCATCCATCAACTACACCGAGTATCGTTGGGGCGGTCACGCATTGGTCACCAACTCTCTGGCCAGCGCGATTGCCGGGGCCGTCATCGGCCTGGCAGGGCTGACACTATTGTTGGTCTCCATCCGGCTGATCATCGTCTATGCCAACACCACCGTGATGCCCTGGATCCCCTCGGAGAAGCTGGTCATCCGCGGCCCCTATCGCTATGTCCGCAACCCGATGATCCTCGGGGTCGTACTGGTGATGGTCAGTGAAGGGCTGCTGCTGGGCTCAAATGGCATTTTCATCCTGGCGCTGGTTTTCTTCCTGGGCAACACGCTCTATTTCATCCTCTCGGAGGAACCCAAACTGGAAGAGCGCTTTGGGGAAGATTACCACCGCTATAAAACCAATGTCCGCCGTTGGGTGCCACGGTTGAAGCCGTGGAAAGGGTAA
- a CDS encoding methionine adenosyltransferase, translated as MNLQKYLFTSESVTEGHPDKVCDQVSDAVLDALIAQDKYSRVACECATKTGYIMALGEITTTGFVNFDELVRKVVNEIGYDSSEKGFDGNTCGVLIALANQSPDIALGVDKASEFKSGEMKEDEDIEGVGAGDQGMMFGYACNETETLMPMPIYYAHKLTRKLAEVRKANGLTFLRPDGKSQVTVEYEYGKPKRIHTVLISTQHDPDVTHEQIREGVIEQIIKPVLPEELIDDDLLIYVNPTGRFVTGGPMGDAGVTGRKIIVDTYGGMGRHGGGAFSGKDPTKVDRSGAYAARWVAKNVVAAGLADRCEVQVAYAIGVAHPLSVNVETFGTGKIDDSRIAELINEFFDLRPGAIIRDLDLRRPIYQQLASYGHFGRDDLDLTWERTNKADLLRDAAGL; from the coding sequence ATGAATTTGCAAAAATACCTGTTCACGTCGGAATCGGTCACAGAAGGCCATCCCGATAAAGTTTGTGACCAGGTCAGCGATGCTGTGCTGGATGCTTTGATTGCCCAGGATAAATACTCCCGTGTGGCCTGCGAATGCGCCACCAAGACCGGGTATATCATGGCACTCGGTGAGATCACCACGACCGGTTTTGTCAATTTTGACGAACTGGTCCGTAAAGTGGTCAACGAGATCGGCTATGACAGCTCTGAGAAGGGCTTCGATGGCAACACCTGCGGTGTGCTGATCGCTCTGGCGAATCAGTCCCCCGATATTGCCCTCGGTGTGGACAAGGCCAGCGAATTCAAATCCGGTGAAATGAAAGAAGACGAGGATATTGAAGGGGTTGGCGCTGGTGACCAGGGGATGATGTTCGGTTACGCCTGTAACGAGACCGAAACCCTGATGCCGATGCCGATTTACTACGCCCACAAGCTCACCCGCAAGCTGGCGGAAGTGCGCAAGGCAAATGGCCTCACTTTCCTGCGCCCCGATGGCAAGAGCCAGGTGACGGTGGAATATGAATATGGCAAACCGAAACGGATCCATACCGTTTTGATCAGCACCCAGCATGATCCTGATGTCACCCACGAGCAGATTCGCGAAGGTGTGATTGAACAGATCATCAAACCTGTGCTCCCTGAAGAACTGATTGACGACGACCTGTTGATTTATGTCAACCCCACCGGTCGTTTTGTCACCGGCGGCCCGATGGGCGATGCCGGCGTGACTGGCCGCAAGATCATCGTCGATACCTACGGTGGCATGGGCCGGCATGGCGGCGGTGCCTTCAGCGGGAAAGATCCGACAAAAGTTGACCGCTCCGGCGCTTATGCTGCCCGCTGGGTTGCCAAGAACGTGGTTGCCGCTGGTTTGGCGGATCGCTGTGAAGTGCAGGTGGCCTATGCCATCGGCGTCGCGCACCCACTCTCCGTCAACGTGGAGACCTTCGGCACCGGCAAGATCGATGATTCCCGGATCGCTGAACTGATCAATGAATTCTTTGATCTGCGCCCCGGTGCGATCATCCGTGATCTTGACCTGCGCCGTCCGATCTACCAGCAACTGGCCTCCTACGGTCACTTTGGCCGGGACGACCTGGATTTGACCTGGGAACGGACCAACAAGGCCGACCTGCTGCGCGATGCGGCTGGCCTGTAA
- a CDS encoding DUF262 domain-containing protein has product MKMELRSKAIDKIYKRRDRIDMPDYQREEVWPISKKQLLIDSILQGWHIPKFYFQMVDKNSFECVDGQQRLSAIFEFFDNQLQLSEESKKKFNASTYNELPDDISDSFDDYEIEIEEIEDVNENELEELFQRLQLGTPLNTAEKLNAISGDMRDFCHEISSANFFENKIPLRNTRYAYFEIATRWLLLEARGIQPQLRFPQLEGFLKENRTFSKESETAKKTTRALDYLDQAFPEKCKVLRSRANVLSVCMLASRIISHGIDRNTSKKFGDFIQSFFDDLAIEVEKGAESSEKDFLKYQQSISSGSASGQSITTRLDILSKKLARFSPEFAPIIGVFPNVESETINDLNDLAEDTKERIFKINKKYSGQNGEDLIKMTTKVSEGLTLLNQPCKSSTSFGNFIDSLYFIFYEGTGSCKRLSSPPPDFVIDIKNIRTIIRHDIDHGKKTDTQKKNIKLADAFKKYSGKVSIGECSPEEILTTQIRLLIAAVKFLADL; this is encoded by the coding sequence ATGAAAATGGAATTACGAAGTAAAGCCATTGATAAAATTTATAAACGGCGAGACCGGATAGATATGCCGGATTATCAGCGAGAAGAAGTTTGGCCTATTTCAAAGAAACAGCTTCTAATAGACAGCATATTGCAAGGATGGCATATCCCTAAATTTTATTTTCAAATGGTTGATAAGAATTCATTTGAATGTGTTGACGGTCAACAAAGACTATCTGCAATTTTTGAGTTTTTTGATAATCAGTTGCAACTATCTGAAGAATCAAAGAAGAAATTTAATGCTTCTACATACAATGAGTTACCTGACGATATTTCAGACAGTTTCGATGATTATGAAATTGAAATAGAAGAAATTGAAGATGTAAATGAAAATGAACTTGAAGAATTGTTTCAAAGATTACAATTAGGAACTCCCTTAAATACTGCCGAAAAATTAAATGCAATTAGTGGAGATATGAGGGATTTCTGCCATGAGATTTCTTCAGCTAACTTCTTTGAAAACAAAATCCCATTAAGAAATACACGGTATGCGTATTTTGAAATTGCAACTCGTTGGTTATTACTTGAAGCAAGAGGAATTCAACCGCAATTACGTTTTCCACAACTTGAAGGATTCTTAAAGGAAAATCGAACATTTAGCAAAGAATCAGAGACTGCAAAAAAAACAACTCGTGCTCTTGATTACCTTGATCAAGCCTTTCCTGAAAAGTGTAAGGTGTTACGAAGTCGAGCTAATGTTTTGTCTGTGTGTATGTTAGCTTCCAGAATAATTTCACATGGAATAGACAGAAATACTTCAAAAAAATTTGGCGATTTTATCCAATCCTTTTTCGATGATTTAGCAATTGAAGTTGAGAAAGGCGCAGAAAGTTCAGAAAAAGACTTTTTGAAATATCAACAATCGATCTCATCAGGTTCTGCATCTGGTCAGTCCATAACTACTCGACTTGATATTCTAAGTAAAAAACTCGCTCGTTTTTCTCCAGAATTCGCGCCAATAATTGGAGTATTTCCAAATGTGGAAAGCGAAACAATAAATGACTTAAATGATTTAGCAGAAGATACCAAAGAGAGAATATTCAAAATAAATAAAAAGTATTCAGGACAAAATGGTGAAGATTTAATTAAAATGACAACAAAGGTGTCAGAAGGATTAACTCTTTTAAACCAACCATGCAAATCAAGTACTTCGTTTGGAAATTTTATTGATTCTTTATATTTCATTTTTTACGAGGGAACCGGATCATGTAAACGATTGTCGTCTCCCCCTCCAGACTTTGTGATTGATATAAAAAATATTAGAACAATAATTAGGCATGATATTGACCATGGCAAAAAAACAGATACCCAAAAGAAGAATATCAAACTTGCGGACGCATTCAAAAAATACAGTGGCAAAGTTTCTATAGGAGAGTGCTCACCAGAAGAAATTCTGACGACACAAATTCGTCTCCTGATTGCTGCTGTAAAATTTCTTGCTGATTTATAA